A genome region from Camelina sativa cultivar DH55 unplaced genomic scaffold, Cs unpScaffold00822, whole genome shotgun sequence includes the following:
- the LOC109131617 gene encoding uncharacterized protein LOC109131617, whose product MGPFNPPSNGNAYILVAVDYISRWVEAIASPTNDHKVVLKLFKNIIFPRTAFKTPIGRTPFQLVYGKSCHLPVEVEYKALWAIKLLNLDLETAQANRSLDLHELEEIRLEAYENSKIYKERTKAFHDKKILIKDLKPGDQALLYNSKLKLFPGKLKSRLGGPFEIKEILPYGAITLLNKDGSEFTVNGQRVKKYLGEKETHEKCSMLLKDAPQA is encoded by the exons atgggacccTTTAATCCTCCTTCAAATGGGAATGCCTACATCTTAGTAGCAGTGGACTATATTTCCAGATGGGTGGAGGCCATTGCTAGCCCCACTAATGATCACAAGGTGGTTCTTAAACTTTTCAAGAACATAATCTTTCCAAG AACAGCTTTCAAAACTCCTATAGGAAGAACCCCATTCCAGCTTGTGTATGGAAAGTCTTGTCACCTTCCAGTTGAAGTTGAGTACAAGGCTCTATGGGCAATCAAACTCCTGAACTTGGATCTTGAAACAGCACAAGCTAATAGAAGCCTTGATTTGCATGAACTTGAGGAGATCAGATTGGAAGCttatgaaaactccaaaatctacaaggagAGGACTAAGGCcttccatgataagaagattctcatCAAGGACCTTAAGCCTGGAGACCAAGCTTTGCTTTACAATTCAAAACTCAAGTTATTCCCtgggaagttgaaaagtagaTTGGGAGGtccttttgaaataaaagagatcTTACCATATGGAGCTATCacacttctcaacaaggatggtagtgagttCACAGTCAATGGTCAGAGGGTTAAGAAGTATttgggagagaaggagacaCATGAGAAGTGCTCAATGCTTCTCAAAGATGCCCCTCAAGCTTGA